In Hemicordylus capensis ecotype Gifberg chromosome 3, rHemCap1.1.pri, whole genome shotgun sequence, one DNA window encodes the following:
- the IRS1 gene encoding insulin receptor substrate 1, with protein sequence MASPTDNNNEGFFSDVRKVGYLRKPKSMHKRFFVLRAASESGPARLEYYENEKKWRHKSGAPKRSIPLESCFNINKRADSKNKHLVALYTKDEHFAIAADSEPEQESWYQALLQLHNRAKSHHHQHHHHHHHHHSDVTVGGGSVGIGEAGEDNYGDMAPGPAFKEVWQVILKPKGLGQTKNLIGIYRLCLTNKTISFVKLNSDAAAVVLQLLNIRRCGHSENFFFIEVGRSAVTGPGEFWMQVDDSVVAQNMHETILEAMRAMSEEFRPRSKSQSSSNCSNPISVPLRSRHHVNNPPPSQVGLSRRSRTESVTATSPAGSGVGVGGGTGGKPSSFRVRASSDGEGTMSRPASVDGSPVSPSANRTHSHRHRGSTRLHPPLNHSRSIPMPSSRCSPSATSPVSLSSSSTSGHGSTSDCLFPRRSSASVSGSPSDGGFISSDEYGSSPCDFRSSFRSVTPDSLGHTPPARGDEELSNYIFMGGKATSSSCSVTAPNGHFIPRTCHLQQQTRYPGAPCCSRIGGEDVGDPDKGFRKRTHSAGTSPTISHQKTPSQSLVASIEEYTEMLPSYSCSGSRLSSYRHSAFVPTHSYPEECLEMHHVEGNHHRTNSTPHTDDGYMPMLPGVAPVPSGGSALKGGDYMPMSPKSVSAPQQIINPGRGGRHAQAMVDSNGYMMMSPSGSCSPDSGPSGYSKLWMNGASHHPKLSVESNEGKLPSGGSDYINMSPASGSATSTPPDCYFTSSGPPGPEEPSAQVSSQSHHKPIYSYFSLPRSFKPMQRRAGDEGNTQMRMSLSSGRLLYAAAEDSSSSTSSDSLGGPGGQEGGGCALPTQTQPLKPAPPCTVDPAVRTKSRLARPTCLSLDGPRASTLPRAREQLPEPKSPGEYVNIEFKQPAFPSPLPHGEAGSSSEEYMNMDWGAACSANLASMQPSQGRAAPPGGRDYMSMQLGGGGQYLVCAHTPSPSPPALLLTYADMRMGRGRPEKSPPDVGAPSPHPQPQSGELAAVLPHSCSSSMMGGLGISSAFTHISPSCISQSAKVIRADPQGGRRRHSSETFASSTTTSSGLGASALPHGPGGGPEDAKRHSSASFENVWLKPATGEPGALSGLGMATRWELTTSGTGSGVENGLNYIDLDLVKDFNHHQHHHRHPHPQESPSLLGGKQLTQQHQPPKSPNQPCGSSHLSDELSAYASISFHKREDIQ encoded by the coding sequence ATGGCGAGCCCCACAGATAATAATAATGAGGGTTTCTTCTCAGATGTCAGGAAGGTGGGTTACTTGCGCAAACCCAAGAGCATGCATAAGCGATTCTTCGTGCTGAGGGCAGCCAGCGAGTCAGGACCCGCCCGGCTGGAGTACTATGAGAATGAAAAGAAATGGAGACACAAGTCGGGGGCTCCCAAGCGCTCAATCCCGCTGGAGAGCTGCTTCAACATCAACAAGCGAGCGGACTCCAAAAACAAGCATCTGGTGGCTCTCTACACCAAGGATGAGCACTTTGCCATTGCTGCTGACAGTGAGCCTGAGCAGGAGAGCTGGTACCAGGCGCTGCTACAACTGCACAACCGGGCCAAGAGCCATCACCACcagcaccatcaccaccaccaccaccaccatagtgATGTTACTGTTGGAGGTGGGAGTGTTGGGATAGGAGAGGCAGGGGAGGATAACTATGGTGACATGGCCCCTGGCCCGGCATTCAAGGAAGTTTGGCAGGTGATCCTGAAACCAAAGGGTCTGGGCCAGACTAAGAATCTGATTGGCATCTACCGCCTGTGCCTCACAAACAAGACCATCAGTTTTGTGAAGCTGAACTCGGATGCGGCGGCTGTGGTGCTGCAGCTCCTCAACATCCGGCGGTGCGGCCACTCGGAGAACTTTTTCTTCATTGAGGTGGGGCGCTCTGCGGTCACTGGGCCAGGTGAGTTCTGGATGCAGGTAGATGACTCGGTGGTCGCGCAGAACATGCACGAGACCATCCTGGAGGCTATGCGGGCCATGAGTGAGGAGTTCCGGCCTCGTAGCAAAAGCCAGTCTTCCTCCAATTGCTCCAATCCCATCTCTGTGCCTCTCCGCAGCAGGCATCATGTCAACAACCCCCCGCCCAGCCAGGTGGGGCTCAGCCGTAGGTCCAGGACTGAGAGTGTGACTGCTACCTCTCCTgctggcagtggggtgggagttGGAGGAGGGACAGGGGGCAAGCCCAGCTCTTTCCGCGTGAGAGCCTCTAGTGATGGGGAAGGAACCATGTCCAGGCCAGCTTCGGTCGATGGAAGCCCAGTGAGTCCAAGTGCCAACCGGACTCACTCGCACAGGCACCGTGGAAGCACGAGGCTCCACCCTCCACTCAACCACAGCCGCTCCATCCCCATGCCTTCTTCACGCTGCTCCCCATCTGCCACGAGCCCAGTCAGTCTGTCCTCCAGCAGTACCAGTGGCCACGGCTCCACCTCCGACTGCCTCTTCCCGCGCAGGTCCAGTGCTTCAGTCTCTGGCTCCCCCAGTGATGGGGGCTTCATCTCCTCTGATGAATATGGATCTAGCCCCTGTGACTTCCGCAGCTCTTTTCGCAGCGTTACCCCTGACTCCCTGGGACATACCCCACCGGCTCGGGGAGATGAGGAACTTAGCAACTACATATTCATGGGGGGTAAGGCTACTTCCTCTTCCTGCAGTGTCACGGCCCCTAATGGTCACTTCATTCCCCGTACCTGCCATCTTCAGCAGCAAACCCGTTACCCTGGTGCCCCATGCTGCTCCCGGATTGGTGGGGAGGATGTGGGTGATCCGGACAAAGGCTTCAGGAAACGAACTCATTCAGCTGGTACCTCCCCTACGATCTCCCACCAGAAGACACCCTCTCAGTCTTTGGTGGCCTCCATTGAGGAATATACTGAGATGCTCCCCTCGTATTCCTGTAGTGGCAGCAGGCTCTCCTCCTACCGACATTCTGCCTTTGTGCCAACCCATTCTTACCCCGAGGAGTGTCTAGAGATGCATCACGTGGAGGGCAACCACCATCGGAccaactccaccccacacaccgATGATGGCTACATGCCCATGTTGCCAGGGGTGGCCCCTGTCCCTAGCGGTGGCAGTGCTCTCAAAGGTGGTGATTATATGCCCATGAGTCCCAAGAGTGTGTCTGCCCCACAGCAGATCATCAACCCTGGGAGAGGAGGTCGTCACGCGCAGGCCATGGTGGACTCCAATGGCTACATGATGATGTCTCCtagtggcagctgctctccagacaGTGGCCCCTCTGGCTACAGCAAGCTATGGATGAATGGAGCCAGCCACCATCCCAAGCTCTCTGTGGAGAGTAATGAGGGGAAGCTGCCGAGTGGTGGCAGTGATTATATCAACATGTCGCCAGCCAGCGGCTCTGCTACCAGCACCCCTCCAGACTGCTACTTCACCAGCTCAGGACCTCCAGGCCCAGAAGAGCCATCTGCACAGGTGTCCTCCCAGTCCCACCACAAGCCCATCTACTCCTATTTCTCCCTGCCACGTTCCTTCAAACCCATGCAACGCAGGGCAGGTGATGAGGGGAACACCCAGATGCGCATGTCCCTCAGCTCTGGCCGCTTGTTGTATGCTGCTGCGGAGGACTCTTCCTCCTCCACTAGTAGTGATAGCCTTGGTGGCCCCGGGGGACAGGAGGGTGGTGGGTGTGCCCTTCCTACTCAGACCCAACCCTTGAAGCCTGCTCCTCCTTGTACTGTGGACCCGGCTGTGCGGACCAAGAGCCGTCTGGCCAGACCTACTTGCCTGTCCTTGGATGGCCCGAGGGCCAGCACTTTGCCTCGTGCCCGGGAACAGCTCCCAGAGCCCAAAAGCCCTGGTGAGTATGTGAACATTGAATTCAAGCAGCCAGCCTTCCCATCACCTTTGCCCCATGGAGAGGCTGGCTCCAGTTCAGAGGAGTATATGAACATGGATTGGGGGGCTGCCTGCTCAGCCAACTTGGCATCTATGCAGCCAAGCCAGGGCCGGGCAGCCCCTCCTGGTGGCCGAGACTACATGAGCATGCAGCTGGGCGGTGGGGGGCAATATTTAGTCTGTGCCCACACCCCCTCGCCTTCCCCTCCGGCCCTTCTGCTGACTTATGCCGACATGAGAATGGGTCGTGGTCGGCCAGAGAAAAGTCCACCAGatgtgggggccccttccccacATCCTCAGCCTCAGTCAGGCGAGCTGGCTGCGGTcttgccccactcctgctcctcctccatgatGGGGGGCCTGGGAATAAGCAGCGCCTTCACGCACATCAGCCCCAGCTGCATCAGCCAGAGTGCCAAAGTGATCCGTGCCGACCCACAAGGAGGCCGGCGTCGTCACAGCTCTGAGACGTTTGCTTCTTCTACCACCACTAGCAGTGGCCTCGGTGCCTCAGCACTACCCCACGGACCGGGAGGAGGTCCTGAGGATGCAAAGCGCCACAGCTCGGCTTCCTTTGAAAACGTCTGGCTGAAGCCTGCGACTGGGGAGCCTGGGGCCTTATCTGGCCTTGGCATGGCGACCCGGTGGGAGCTGACAACCAGTGGGACCGGAAGTGGCGTGGAGAACGGGCTCAATTACATTGACCTGGACTTAGTGAAGGATTTTAATCACCACCAACATCACCATCGCCACCCTCACCCTCAGGAGAGTCCCTCCCTGCTAGGGGGCAAGCAGCTGACGCAGCAGCATCAGCCACCTAAATCTCCTAATCAGCCTTGTGGGAGTAGCCACTTGAGTGATGAATTAAGTGCATATGCCAGCATCAGCTTTCACAAGCGGGAGGACATCCAGTAG